The Marivirga tractuosa DSM 4126 genome contains the following window.
TGCAAATCAAATCAATTCCCTAAAATGGAAGATCAAATCATTCGAGAATCTATCAGAAATTTTCTATCAGAAAGGCCTCTTTCAAATAGCTTACCAATATAAGGATTCCGCTTACATTTATGAAAATAAACTAATGGATGAGGAAAAGCAAAAGCAGATTGCTAACCTTAGAATTATTTATGAGTCGGAGAAAAAGGAGCAAGAAAACGAAATCCTGAGAATTGATAAAGAGCTAAAACAAAAGCAAATTTTACAACAGCGCATACTTAATGTAGCCATAGGAAGTGTGCTAGTGATATTAATTGTTTTTGCAATCATTACATTCAGGGCCAAAAATCAAAAACAAAAAGCTAATACCCAACTCAAAATCCAAAATGAGGAAATACGCCAGCAAAGGGAAGAGATTGAAACACAAGCTGAACGACTTAAGTCGATTAATACTGATGTAATTCGAAAGAATAATTTGATTGAAGAGAAAAACAAGAATATTACGGACAGTATTAATTATGCAAAGCGAATTCAAACTGCTTTGTTGCCCTTTCCTCAAAGAATTGAAAAAGAATTGGAGGATTTTTTCATTTACTATAATCCTAAAGATATTGTAAGTGGTGATTTTTATTGGTACAGTGATTCAGCAGATAAAGTTGTTATTGCAGTTGCAGATTGTACTGGCCACGGAATTCCAGGAGCTTTTATGAGTTTTATAGGACATGATATGCTCAACCATATTGTGAATTTTAAAGGTATTACTCAACCATCTGAAATTCTAAAACAGCTAAAACTTAGTGTCATTCATATTTTAAGGCAAGAGCAAAGTGATAATCGAGATGGAATGGATATCTCGATCTGCGTTTGGGATAAAAAGAAAAACACTGTACAGTTTTCAGGAGCAAACCACTCTTTGATTTATATTCAAAATAAACAGCTATATCAACTTAAAGGCAATAAAACGACCATGGGTTTTGATGAAGGCAAGAATGTGAAAGATTTTGATGTCCATGAAATTAATTTGGTGGGCGATACTTGCTTTTACTTGTTTTCCGATGGATATGTAGATCAATTTGGAGGTGAAAAAGACAAGAAGTTTATGATTAAAAATTTCAGGGAATTGCTGTCCAGCAGTCATATGAAAAAGATGGAGACACAGGGAGTTATTGTGAAAGAAACTATTGAAGAATGGATGAGGGAAGAAGAACAAGTTGATGATATGTTAGTTTTTGGATTCAGACTTTTTGCTTGAAAATGATGGAATTTAAACTTAAATGGACAATTTTAGTCTAAAACTTTGATTATAAGGTCTAAGATTGCATCGTAACAATCTGATTGTAAGTAAATTAAAAGCTATCTCACTTTTTTCTATGCTTAACTGATTCATCCTATTATTTTTGCACCATGACAGAGCAAATTATTATTCTTGATTTTGGGTCGCAGTACACCCAACTCATTGCCCGAAGAGTCCGCGAACTCAATGTTTATTGTGAAATTCACCCGTTTTATGATGCCCCAGAACTTACACCTGATGTAAAAGGTGTGATTCTTTCTGGAAGCCCTTGTTCAGTAAGGGATGAAGATTCTCCAAAAATTGATTTAACGAAGTATAGAGGTAAAGTTCCACTTTTGGGCGTGTGCTATGGCGCACAATATCTTGCCCAAAATAACGGAGGAGAGGTTCTGCCTTCAGAGATAAGAGAATATGGTCGGGCTAAATTAACAAGCTTTGATCAGGATCATGATTTGCTGAAAAATTTAACAAAAGGATCTCAGGTCTGGATGTCTCACGGAGACACTATCAAAACTTTGCCTGAGGGTTTCAAAATTATAGCCAGCACCCCTTCTGTGGAAGTGGCAGCTTTTGAACTAGAAAATGAGCCTACTTATGGGATCCAATTTCATCCTGAAGTAACTCACACTTTAGAAGGTAAACAATTATTAGAAAATTTCTTACTAAAAATTTGTGGTTGTGCTCAAGATTGGACTTCCGAGATTTTTGCCGATATCACAATTGCTGAACTGAAAGAGCAGTTAGGTAATGATAAGGTGGTTTTAGGACTATCAGGAGGGGTTGATTCCTCAGTTGCAGCTATGCTGATTCATCATGCAATTGGTAAAAATCTATATTGTATTTTTGTGGATAATGGATTGCTGAGAAAGAATGAATTCGAGGAGGTATTGGAATCTTACAAACACATGGGATTAAATGTGAAAGGTGTCGATGCTAAAGATCAATTCTATAAAGCATTGGCAGGTATTTCAGACCCGGAAGGGAAGAGAAAAGCAATTGGAAGAACTTTTATTGAAGTATTTGACCAGGAAGCCAAAGCTATAAAAGATGTGAAATGGTTGGCACAAGGAACCATTTATCCTGATATTATTGAATCTGTTTCAGTAAAAGGACCATCAGCTACAATAAAATCTCACCACAACGTAGGAGGCCTTCCAGAAAAGATGAATTTAAAAGTAGTGGAGCCGCTTAAAACACTTTTTAAAGACGGAGTACGTTCGGTAGGAAGAGCTCTTGAAATAGATCATAAAATTTTAGGCAGGCATCCATTTCCAGGACCAGGTTTGGCGATCAGGATTTTGGGTGATGTAACACCAGAAAAAGTTCATATTATTCAAGAAGTTGATGCTATATTCATTGGCATGATGAAAGAAAGAGGGCTTTATGATCAAGTTTGGCAAGCAGGTTCTATCCTTTTACCTATTCAATCTGTTGGTGTAATGGGAGATGAAAGAACGTATGAAAGAGTTGTAGCACTAAGAGCAGTTGCTAGTGTTGATGGAATGACCGCTGATTGGGTGCATTTGCCATATGATTTCTTGAGTGATGTATCAAATGAAATTATTAATAAAGTTAAGGGCGTAAATAGAGTGGTTTATGACATAAGTTCAAAGCCACCAGCTACTATTGAGTGGGAGTAATTTGTAATAGTACTTATTCATACTATACTTTGTTTGCCTACAACTTATTGACAGAGTTAGGAAAAATAGATAGCTTCGATTTGGGAAGATTCAAATCGAGAATTGATGATTTAAATTGACGAAGCAGAACAAATGCTTAATTAATATTTTAATAGATATACCATGCGACTAAAACCAATTGTCATTTTTGGAGTGTTTTTTATTTTAAGTGCTGTCCAGCTTAAAGCACAGTCAAATTATCAGTCAGATTATTTGTCAGGAAAGAATTATTTCAGAGCAGGGGAATATCAAAGAGCACAAAATCATTTCAAAAAGCTATTGGATATAAATGAAAACAATCCTTTTTATCTATATGCCACTTATTTTTATGGGTTGTCTGCTTATGAATCAGGTGATGTTGCATTGGGAATGGAAGCCCTACGAGGAATATTGGCTACTCATCCTGAATGGGATAATATTGAAGAGGTTAAAGTATGGTATGGGAAAATGCTATTGGAGGAAGGAGATTTATTTAAAGGCATTGAGCTTTTAAATGATGTGAAATCAGATGATGTAAAAGCTATTGCAAATGATTTAAAGAAAGGTTTACTGTCCCGATATGACAGTATTCCAGAATTACAAAAAGCGATCGAACTTAATCCTTACGATAAAATTTTAGCGCAGCATTTAGCGAATAGAATAAGTAGGCAACCATTAGTAGAGAGAAAAGTGGAGCTGATGGAATTCCTTATTGACTCATTTGATTTAAATAAGAGTGGCTTTGACTATATAGATGAAAGCGTATCTCAAAAAAAGGATGTTTATAGAGTAGGCGTTATGCTCCCTTTTATGGCTGAAGGCTTAAGCACTTCAAAAGGAAATAAAGGCAATCAGTTTATTCTGGATATTTACCAAGGAATATCACAAGCTGTACTAGAATTAAATAAGGAGGAAAAACGAATTGAGCTTTATGCGTATGACACTCAACAAGACAGTGCTGCAACTGCTGAGCTATTGGCAAGTGGAGATTTGCTTCAAATGGATATGATTATTGGCCCACTGTATCCCGATCCAGCAAAGTTGGTGAGAGAATATTCTGGTGCTAATCGCATCAATATGGTTAACCCACTTTCAACTAATTCGGTAACTATTGGCACTAATCCTTACTCGTTTTTGATGAAATCCACTCCAGAAACGAGGGCTAAAATAGCTGCTCAATATGCGGTAAAACACTATGAAAATAAGAATGCTACCATTTTTTATGGTGATAAGGAACAAGATTCTGTATTTGCCTACTCTTATAAAAGTTTACTAGAAGCTGACTCATTCAATATAAGCTGGATGGCAGCATCAAGATCACCGATGGCAAGCACTGAAATTCTAAGGTCTTTGACAGAGGTTTTTGAAACAGATACGTTGCCAGATTCCGACAAAGTTTATATAAGTAACACTGTAAAAGTGAAGGTCGGGGAAGAAGATTCTTTGATTTTAAGTAGAGATACTCTCGGTCATATTATGGTAGCCTCATCAGATAATTTATTAGTGTCCAATGTGTTGAGTGCCCTTGATACTCGAAGGGACAGTATTCCTGTCATTGCTTTTGATGATTTACTGGAAATGAATCAAATTTCTTTTGATCAATTGCAAAGAATGAAAGTGGTGATGATAGGTCAAAATTATTTTGATTTTAGCTCTCCTAAGGTGGCCGAGTTTAAGGAGAATTATAGGAAAACTTATAACAAATTACCTTCTCAATATAGTTATGATGGATATGAAACTATGAGGTATTTTGGTGAGCAACTAATAGAATATGGTAATTATTTCCAATATGGAATTTATAAAGAAGGCTTTCAGCCAGGTTATTTATATTTCGGTTTCGATTATACCAATGCAAATGACAATCAGGTAGTGCCAATTACTACTATGGAATCATTGGAATTGAAATTGCTGAATTACGAGAACGTTGAAGACAAGCCATCAGAATTTAAAGAATAATTAAAGAGTAGTTAAAAATACCTCATGGTCGATAATGTCACGTTTTGGTTGTAACATTTGACAGTAACTTTTTGAGGTAAATAAAATTTAGAATACATAAAAATATATTAGATGTTGGATAAGTCAAGAAGCAAAGAATTATTTAAAAAAGCACAAAATTTTATCCCAGGTGGAGTTAATTCTCCAGTTCGAGCATTTAAAGCGGTAGGAGGGGATCCGATTTTCATAAAAAGTGCAAAGGGTGCCTATATGTACGATGAAGATGATAATCGCTATATAGACCTGATCAATTCTTGGGGGCCGATGATTTTAGGACATGGAAATGGAGCAATAGAAGCAGCTGTTGCTGATGCATTAAAGAGTTCATTGTCGTTTGGCGCACCAACTTCTAAAGAAATAGAGATAGCTGAGTTGATCACGCATATGGTACCATCTATTGAGAAGGTGAGAATGGTGAATTCAGGCACGGAAGCAACTATGTCTGCTATTAGGCTTGCAAGAGGTTTTACTGGAAGAGATAAGATTTTGAAATTTGAAGGTTGCTACCATGGCCATGGCGATAGTTTTTTGATTGCCGCAGGTAGTGGTGCTGCCACTATGGGAACTCCTAATTCCCCGGGAGTAACAAAAGGGACTGCAAAAGATACTTTAACTGCCCCATTCAACGATTTGGATGCTGTGAAGAAGATTGCTGAACAGAATAAGGGTCAGATAGCAGCACTGATTGTAGAGCCTGTTGCTGGTAACATGGGCTGTGTAATTCCGAAAGAAGGATATTTACAAGGATTAAGAGAGGTTTGTGATAAAGAAGGGATAGTATTGATATTTGATGAAGTGATGACTGGTTTCAGATTGTCAAAAGCTGGTGCTCAGGGCATATTTGGAGTAAAACCAGATATTACTACACTTGGAAAAATCATAGGAGGAGGTATGCCTGTTGGTGCCTATGGCGGTAAAAAGGAAATCATGGATTTTGTATCGCCTCAAGGCCCTGTTTATCAAGCAGGAACACTTTCAGGAAATCCTATTGCAATGTCTGCTGGATTGATGATGTTACATTATCTAAATGACCATGATGAAGTATATGAGCAAATAGGTGCTTCGGGTCAATATTTAGCAAAAGAAATCGCTAAAGTAAATACTGCACTGGGTAAAAACTATACGATTAACCAATTGGGGTCAATGATAAGTCTTTTCTTTAATGAAGAAGCTGTAGAAAACTTTGATGGTACCAAAGCTTGCGATACTGAAATGTTTGGCAAGTATTTTCAGGGCATGCTAAACGAAGGGGTATATTTGCCTCCTGCACAATATGAATCATGGTTTTTATCTACCTCTTTATCGGCTGAAGATTTAGATCACATAGTGAAATCACATGAAAAAGTTTTAAAAAACCTCTTAGCATAAATGGTTTCTGAAAAATTATTTGCTATTTTTCATTAATTTATTGAGGTTTTTTCTCATTTAGGGACTACATTTATTGTAGTCCTAATTTATTATTATATTTACAGCTGTAAAAAAATAAAATTATAGTGAAGATAGTAAGACTTGTACTCATCATAACAATTTCATATTCTTTTGTATTTTCCTCTCAAGCCCAGTTTAGAAGGAGATCAGAAAATAAAACCGTTACATATGAAGAAATGTATAACGACCCTTATGATATAAACAAATTATTCATAGGGATTACCCCAGCTTATGGTGATATTCATGTAACCAACATTACAACTGGTTTTGGTATAGATGCCACTTATTATTTGAATGATTTCATGCATTTCAAAGCTCATGCCAGAACTCCATATTTCATTGGTAGTGATTTTGCTCGAAATGCTGCTCAAAAAAACGGCTTTGATCCTCAATCAAGGGCAAGAACTTATTTTTTTACAGAAGCAAGTGCATCATATCACATTTGGGATAAAGAGCAAGAGTCCGAAAGTAAAATACCGCTTTATTCAAAAAATTATGAAGGTGCTGAATGGGCAGCTAAAGTTCCTAAAAGAGCTGATATTCCTAATAAACGAAGAGAAATATTTTTTGCAAGATTAGGCGGTATCTATTATGAAACCACATCAGAATTAAGTAGAGCTATTGAAGCTCAAGGTGTGGAAGTACCAGGATCTTTTGGCTCTGGTGATCAAATGGTGATGGATACTATTTCAGGTGCGCAAGATGAAGCGATATTCGGTAATGTATTAGGTGCTGGTTTAAGTGTTGGCGCTGGCTTTACTTGGATTAAGAATTTCGCAGCTAAGCCTGATAAAACCTACGAAGAATTAGTGGATGATCACGTGTTTTCAACCTTTATCGACTTATTGATTTTGCCAATGGTAACAGTTGAGGATTTTTATCATCGACCTAGTAATGCTGATGCCAACGATTTTTATCTTTATGATGGATCTGCCATTAATACCTTTATGTTTGGTGGAAGAATTGGGATTGATGGACATTTTAATAGAACATTAGGTTGGGGCTATGGTGCCGAAATCGGGCTTAGACCTGGTCTGGCTCAAAGAGGATTCTATGGTTTGTTAAAAATTACATTCCCTATGTACGGAACCAAATTAGATTACAGCGTAGAAGCATTTGGAAGATAAGCATTCTACTCTGTTGTTTTAAATGCATTTTAGTCATTCAATTCAAATATAGATAAAGTAAGTTTTTTTTATACTTTTTCGATGAAACCATATTTTTTATAAAGGCATTATTGTTATTAATCGCTATTTTGATGTTTCAAAATTTGTTATTCTATATAATTATAAAAAATAATGGGAGTATTAGATTTAATCACACTGTTAATTTTTTTGGCAGCTGTCTTTACCTTTATTAATGTCAATTATTTAAAGCTACCTTCCACTATAGGATTAATGATAATAGCATTAGTCCTGTCTATCTTAATACTTTTATCTGGTTATGTTTTTCCGGAAATTACTGATTTAGCAATTTCTATAGTCTCAGAGTTTGATTTTAAAGAAGTGTTGCTTGACGTAATGCTAAGTTTCTTATTGTTTGCAGGCGCATTATCCATCAACGTAAAAGAACTTAAAGAAGAACGTTGGCCGATTTTAATCTTTGCTACTGTTGGGGTTCTCATTTCTACTTTTGTGGTAGGCTTTTTAATGTTTTATGTATTCGCTTTTTTCGGGTATGAAATAGATTTAATTTACTGTCTACTTTTTGGAGCTTTAATTTCCCCAACTGATCCAATAGCTGTGTTGGCCTTACTATCCGAGGCAAAGGTTTCCAAAAAGCTAGAAATAAAAATTGCTGGTGAGTCGCTTTTCAATGATGGTATTGGTGTGGTTACCTTTTTGACCATATTGGGCTTAGCACAAACAGGAGTCGAAAATTTTAGTGTAGGAAGTACCTTAGGTCTTTTTGGAATTGAAGTAGGAGGTGGAATTCTACTTGGAGCAGTCTTTGGCTTTTTTGGTTTGAAATTGTTGGAGATTATTGATAATGCACATGTGGAATTAGAGGTATTAGTGACGCTATCTTTGGTGATGGTTTCCTATCGAGCTGCTGAATTTTTTCATATTTCAGGACCATTAGCTGTTGTAGTTTTAGGTTTGTTTCTTAGTAAAGAAGGACATGCTGCCGATTCCAAGAAAGCAACTGGCGACTACGTCTACAAATTTTGGCACTTAGTGGATGAGGCTCTTAATGCTATTTTGTTCATTTTAATAGGTCTTGAAATTATCGTTATTTCAAAAGAGTATCATCCAGATTATTTCTTAATTGGATTATGCGCCATTGTAGTTGTTTTATTTGCACGATTGGTTGGCGTTGGAATTCCAGTTAAAATAATGGAAAGGCTTAGGTCTTTTGAGAAAAATACTTTAGCAATTCTAACTTGGGGAGGTTTGCGAGGAGGTATTTCAGTTGCCTTAGCTCTTTCGATACCAGATGATTTTGAAGCGAAAAATATAATTCTCTCTGCTACTTATTCTGTTGTGGTATTCTCTATACTAGTTCAGGGATTAACCATAAAGAAATTGGTGCCAAAGAAGTAAAGGTATTGATAATTAGAGGCTTAAGTTAGGGTATTAAATTCTAATGCTCTATTTTTATTTTATACTTAGCCAACAGTCCAGGAAGTCCATCAATAGAAAATTTTGCATTCTTAAGTTTATTCATTTCTGGATCAAAATTGTAATTATTAGCATTTCTGAAATCTGCGTTTTGTAAATCACAATTTTCAAAAACAGCCCCCGATAAATCTGAATACTGAAATTGTGAATCTCGAAGATCGCATTCGCCAAAGTCAACATCTATAAGATTTGAGTTGATAAATTTGGTTTTAGGTAGTTGAAGTTGAAAAAATATAGAATGTTTAAGCTGGCAATTTTCAAAATTCAGGGATAAGCCAAAGCTACTACATTCATCAAAATGAACGCCTAATATTTTACATTCTTTAAATGCTACTGTTTGTAAAGAGGTATTTTTCATTTTTACTGAACTTAAATTACACTCCTCAAAATCACAATCTATAAATTTAAAACCTGAAAGATCATAATTTTGAAAGTTACAATTTTTGAATTTACACTCTTCATATTCCGCAATTTCTAAGGGAGAGTCTGTAAAATCTAGTGCATTAAAAGTCTCTTCAGCTATTATTTTTTCCATTTAAGTGAGTTGGTTTTATAAGGAATGCAAATTATGGATAAAATATTTTAATGAGGAGAATTACATGTCTTTTTGCAATCCCCCTGACATATGTCATTCAATTCGTAACTTTTGTTACGCCTCAATGAATGTTACTACACTAATTTTGTTTTATCAATTTGGAAAAATGATTGGATGCATCATTTGAACATTTTATTAAACAAAGTTTTAAAGCAGTAGAAAAATTAAATACGATTATTTATGAGTCAATTATTAGATTGGATTAGTCAGCCATGGCCATGGTACGTTGCAGGCCCTTTGATTGCATTGGTCATGTTTTCCATGTTATTTTTCGGTAAATCATTCGGACTTTCAGCCAATTTAAGAACAATGTGCTCCATTTTGGGTGCTGGGAGGTCTTGTGATTTCTTTGACTTCAATTGGAGAGATCAAATGTGGAACTTGGTTTTTGCAGCTGGGTTGGTGTTAGGCGGCTTAATATCCTATTTGTACTTGGGGAATGATCAGGCAGCACATATTTCCGAGACTACCATAACTGAACTTCAGGCCTTTGGAATAGAAAACCCAGGTGAAAATGTTGTCC
Protein-coding sequences here:
- a CDS encoding tetratricopeptide repeat protein encodes the protein MKNILLLSLLLLIGFPLFAQNSEVDSLLNIAKTSNDSTKIDIYLDLAIGYRSVQPDVALKYANDALKLAEQNDDFTNKAASLHVLGAIYTVLGDYEKAISNLLESLRNYELLGNSKGVANSSNSLGILYFNQEDYSNAKKYYSKALDLIDSSEYAMSTGVYKLNIGEVYQATGENEKALNLEKQAYDIFNQLGDINGMAYALGVQGKVNHQQGNYNKAIELTKRALEYLIEDQDYLGAVEYLNFLVEVYIATDNLYLAEENATTALEIANQINSLKWKIKSFENLSEIFYQKGLFQIAYQYKDSAYIYENKLMDEEKQKQIANLRIIYESEKKEQENEILRIDKELKQKQILQQRILNVAIGSVLVILIVFAIITFRAKNQKQKANTQLKIQNEEIRQQREEIETQAERLKSINTDVIRKNNLIEEKNKNITDSINYAKRIQTALLPFPQRIEKELEDFFIYYNPKDIVSGDFYWYSDSADKVVIAVADCTGHGIPGAFMSFIGHDMLNHIVNFKGITQPSEILKQLKLSVIHILRQEQSDNRDGMDISICVWDKKKNTVQFSGANHSLIYIQNKQLYQLKGNKTTMGFDEGKNVKDFDVHEINLVGDTCFYLFSDGYVDQFGGEKDKKFMIKNFRELLSSSHMKKMETQGVIVKETIEEWMREEEQVDDMLVFGFRLFA
- the guaA gene encoding glutamine-hydrolyzing GMP synthase; the encoded protein is MTEQIIILDFGSQYTQLIARRVRELNVYCEIHPFYDAPELTPDVKGVILSGSPCSVRDEDSPKIDLTKYRGKVPLLGVCYGAQYLAQNNGGEVLPSEIREYGRAKLTSFDQDHDLLKNLTKGSQVWMSHGDTIKTLPEGFKIIASTPSVEVAAFELENEPTYGIQFHPEVTHTLEGKQLLENFLLKICGCAQDWTSEIFADITIAELKEQLGNDKVVLGLSGGVDSSVAAMLIHHAIGKNLYCIFVDNGLLRKNEFEEVLESYKHMGLNVKGVDAKDQFYKALAGISDPEGKRKAIGRTFIEVFDQEAKAIKDVKWLAQGTIYPDIIESVSVKGPSATIKSHHNVGGLPEKMNLKVVEPLKTLFKDGVRSVGRALEIDHKILGRHPFPGPGLAIRILGDVTPEKVHIIQEVDAIFIGMMKERGLYDQVWQAGSILLPIQSVGVMGDERTYERVVALRAVASVDGMTADWVHLPYDFLSDVSNEIINKVKGVNRVVYDISSKPPATIEWE
- a CDS encoding ABC transporter substrate-binding protein — its product is MRLKPIVIFGVFFILSAVQLKAQSNYQSDYLSGKNYFRAGEYQRAQNHFKKLLDINENNPFYLYATYFYGLSAYESGDVALGMEALRGILATHPEWDNIEEVKVWYGKMLLEEGDLFKGIELLNDVKSDDVKAIANDLKKGLLSRYDSIPELQKAIELNPYDKILAQHLANRISRQPLVERKVELMEFLIDSFDLNKSGFDYIDESVSQKKDVYRVGVMLPFMAEGLSTSKGNKGNQFILDIYQGISQAVLELNKEEKRIELYAYDTQQDSAATAELLASGDLLQMDMIIGPLYPDPAKLVREYSGANRINMVNPLSTNSVTIGTNPYSFLMKSTPETRAKIAAQYAVKHYENKNATIFYGDKEQDSVFAYSYKSLLEADSFNISWMAASRSPMASTEILRSLTEVFETDTLPDSDKVYISNTVKVKVGEEDSLILSRDTLGHIMVASSDNLLVSNVLSALDTRRDSIPVIAFDDLLEMNQISFDQLQRMKVVMIGQNYFDFSSPKVAEFKENYRKTYNKLPSQYSYDGYETMRYFGEQLIEYGNYFQYGIYKEGFQPGYLYFGFDYTNANDNQVVPITTMESLELKLLNYENVEDKPSEFKE
- the hemL gene encoding glutamate-1-semialdehyde 2,1-aminomutase, producing MLDKSRSKELFKKAQNFIPGGVNSPVRAFKAVGGDPIFIKSAKGAYMYDEDDNRYIDLINSWGPMILGHGNGAIEAAVADALKSSLSFGAPTSKEIEIAELITHMVPSIEKVRMVNSGTEATMSAIRLARGFTGRDKILKFEGCYHGHGDSFLIAAGSGAATMGTPNSPGVTKGTAKDTLTAPFNDLDAVKKIAEQNKGQIAALIVEPVAGNMGCVIPKEGYLQGLREVCDKEGIVLIFDEVMTGFRLSKAGAQGIFGVKPDITTLGKIIGGGMPVGAYGGKKEIMDFVSPQGPVYQAGTLSGNPIAMSAGLMMLHYLNDHDEVYEQIGASGQYLAKEIAKVNTALGKNYTINQLGSMISLFFNEEAVENFDGTKACDTEMFGKYFQGMLNEGVYLPPAQYESWFLSTSLSAEDLDHIVKSHEKVLKNLLA
- a CDS encoding cation:proton antiporter, which codes for MGVLDLITLLIFLAAVFTFINVNYLKLPSTIGLMIIALVLSILILLSGYVFPEITDLAISIVSEFDFKEVLLDVMLSFLLFAGALSINVKELKEERWPILIFATVGVLISTFVVGFLMFYVFAFFGYEIDLIYCLLFGALISPTDPIAVLALLSEAKVSKKLEIKIAGESLFNDGIGVVTFLTILGLAQTGVENFSVGSTLGLFGIEVGGGILLGAVFGFFGLKLLEIIDNAHVELEVLVTLSLVMVSYRAAEFFHISGPLAVVVLGLFLSKEGHAADSKKATGDYVYKFWHLVDEALNAILFILIGLEIIVISKEYHPDYFLIGLCAIVVVLFARLVGVGIPVKIMERLRSFEKNTLAILTWGGLRGGISVALALSIPDDFEAKNIILSATYSVVVFSILVQGLTIKKLVPKK
- a CDS encoding pentapeptide repeat-containing protein, whose translation is MEKIIAEETFNALDFTDSPLEIAEYEECKFKNCNFQNYDLSGFKFIDCDFEECNLSSVKMKNTSLQTVAFKECKILGVHFDECSSFGLSLNFENCQLKHSIFFQLQLPKTKFINSNLIDVDFGECDLRDSQFQYSDLSGAVFENCDLQNADFRNANNYNFDPEMNKLKNAKFSIDGLPGLLAKYKIKIEH
- a CDS encoding YeeE/YedE family protein, yielding MSQLLDWISQPWPWYVAGPLIALVMFSMLFFGKSFGLSANLRTMCSILGAGRSCDFFDFNWRDQMWNLVFAAGLVLGGLISYLYLGNDQAAHISETTITELQAFGIENPGENVVPKEIFNWENLLSVQGIIFMVVGGFLVGFGTRYAGGCTSGHAISGLSDLQPASLLAVVGFFIGGLVMTYFILPHLLVM